The following coding sequences are from one Nicotiana tomentosiformis chromosome 3, ASM39032v3, whole genome shotgun sequence window:
- the LOC104117752 gene encoding SKP1-like protein 11 produces MAEAASSTTEKKFLTLKSEDGDEFELEESIAIQSVTIKNMVEDGCSSSVVPLSNVDTETLIKIIDYLKMHSSTSSNEEEIENFDKEFVNIGFKTIFKILEAANFLDINSLLELCAEAVANRIKKKTPEVVRKIFNITSDFTLEEEAEIRNETPWAFEGDLDHSLD; encoded by the coding sequence ATGGCAGAGGCAGCATCATCGACCACAGAGAAAAAGTTTTTGACTCTGAAGTCAGAAGATGGTGATGAGTTTGAGTTAGAAGAATCCATTGCCATTCAGTCTGTAACAATCAAGAACATGGTCGAAGATGGATGCTCCTCTAGTGTCGTCCCGCTGAGCAACGTCGACACAGAAACCCTGATCAAGATCATCGATTACTTGAAGATGCACTCCTCGACTTCTTCAAATGAAGAAGAAATCGAGAACTTCGACAAGGAATTTGTGAACATTGGCTTCAAAACCATCTTTAAAATCTTAGAAGCTGCAAATTTCCTTGACATCAACAGTTTGCTTGAGTTGTGCGCTGAGGCGGTGGCTAACAGGATTAAGAAAAAGACGCCTGAAGTTGTTCGGAAGATTTTCAATATCACTAGTGACTTCACCCTTGAGGAAGAGGCAGAGATTCGGAATGAGACTCCATGGGCCTTTGAAGGGGATCTTGATCACTCCCTTGACTAG
- the LOC104117734 gene encoding uncharacterized protein: MFNDDEPLAFKNMHEFSATDGFVEITESLADMIKFIANEPSMGLFYIQHHTQSAAPNLINLKNNIQEKSRDVTLHAEDSEDSITMIRSMKDCGAPIANEMIKDLRHSLAVVSKNKQLRKGLIRQSRSTFQLGRTSSWSPATWGRSTVPELDGESGYLSNIFRSTKEKANSFKWSQLESKESDVTYTDDALSAVAAGSLFSVSEANDEELPLSSPTNYELQVMQVNISMSNDQLLSSSEKYEEVMADKEAQLEEWLGGIGNSNTGPGENKLGRIIRESSH, translated from the exons TGATGATGAACCGTTGGCCTTCAAGAACATGCACGAATTTTCTGCGACGGATGGCTTTGTAGAGATAACTGAATCCTTGGCAGACATGATAAAGTTCATCGCAAATGAGCCCTCCATGGGTCTTTTCTACATTCAACATCATACTCAGAGTGCAGCTCCCAACCTTATCAATCTCAAGAACAATATTCAGGAAAAATCTCGTGATGTGACTTTGCACGCGGAAGATTCAGAGGATTCTATCACCATGATCAGGTCGATGAAAGATTGTGGTGCCCCAATTGCTAATGAGATGATTAAAGATCTGAGACATTCTCTAGCTGTTGTGTCGAAGAATAAGCAATTGAGAAAAGGGTTAATAAGGCAGTCCAGGTCAACTTTTCAGTTAGGGCGAACTAGTTCTTGGAGTCCTGCCACTTGGGGTCGAAGTACAGTTCCAGAATTGGATGGTGAGAGTGGTTATCTCTCAAATATTTTCAG GTCAACGAAAGAAAAAGCTAATAGCTTCAAGTGGTCTCAATTAGAGTCCAAAGAATCTGATGTAACCTATACTGATGATGCACTATCAGCTGTAGCGGCCGGATCTTTGTTCTCAGTTTCAGAGGCGAATGATGAAGAGTTGCCATTATCAAGTCCAACTAATTATGAGCTACAAGTGATGCAGGTGAATATAAGCATGTCCAATGATCAACTGCTCTCTTCATCAGAAAAGTATGAAGAAGTTATGGCTGATAAAGAAGCACAATTGGAGGAGTGGTTGGGAGGGATTGGCAATAGTAATACTGGTCCCGGAGAAAATAAGCTTGGTCGTATCATTAGGGAGAGCTCTCACTAG